CTCCACCTTTTTTCAACTCCGCGTGTGATGCCGATCCGGGGACTTGATGCAAGGGCGGAGTCCGGGACACGCTCGCCGCGGGTGATGAACAGCTCGTTTCCCAACAGGTCGGCTCCGTCGTGCTCTCTCGCTATCCCGAACGCCTCGCAGAGTTTCGCCGGGCCGTTCGTCAGCTGGATCAGATTCTTCAGGGCGTGATCCGGAGGCGGGATTTTCATTCCCCTGTTTGCCGCCATGTATTCGATCCCCCCGACCGGTTCCACGGCGCGCAAAAGCACCGCTCTTCCCCGGCCCTCGTTCCCGGTCACGACGTTGCAACAGAAGTGCATTCCGTAGGTGAAGTAGACGTAGAGATGGCCCCCGGACAAGAACATCGCCTCGTTTCTCTCCGTCGGGCCGCGGTAGGCATGGCTTGCGGGGTCAAGCTCCCCGAGGTAGGCTTCGACCTCGACGATCTTTCCAACGAGTAGTTTGCGGCCGGTCCGGCGGACAAAATACCTGCCGGGGAGGTCCCTTGCGACGGTGAGGGTGGAACGGAGGTAGAACGACCGGGGGAGCTTCGTACTCTTTGTGGGCAGGGGGATTCCGGAAAAAACCCGGCTCGGTTATCGCTTCGAGAATTCCTTGATGATCCGGTCGGCGTCGTCCTCGGAAATGCCGGTGCCGAGCGGCCCCGCTTTCGGTTCGGGGTTCGGTGCCGTTTCCTTGTGCGATTGAGCGGGGACGTTTCCGGCTTTGAGGCGGATCCGCTCGTCGATCTCATCGATCCAGGACTTCACAGGCGCGGCTTTCGGGACAACCGTCGGGGCGTTGTGGCTGATCGCCGGCTTGAACGCCGCTTTCTCGTGCGGAACGGCCGGGGTCTCCCGCTTTGCCGGCGCGGGCTGCGCCGGAGCAAGATCGCCGTCGGGCGGATTGATCGGGCGGGTTTCGAAGGCAAGCCGCTTGACGTTGAACATGTGTTTCGCCGAGACGTTATCCGAGATGATCGATCCGCCGAACGTTCCCGGTCCCAGCGTCATCGAGGGAGAAAGCTCGTTCGTGTACCCGACGGCCCCCAGAGCGCCCTGGGTGTTGACGAGAATCCGGAAGGCCGGCTTCTCGAGCGCGAATTTCATGATGATATCCTCGTCCATCGAGTGGATCACGAGCGTGTGCCCGATCCCGCCGAACTCGAGGAGCTCGATGCAGCGCTCGCACCCTTCCCGCCAGTTTTCGACCGTGTAAAACGAAAGGACGGGCGAGAGTTTTTCGCGCGAAAGCGGATACTCCCTCCCGACGCCGCTCATTTCGGCGACAAGAATCTGCGTGTCCGCCGGCACGCTGATCCCCGCCTTCTGGGCGATGAACGTCGCCGGTTTTCCCACCATGTCGGGATTGATCGCGCCACGCTGGTCGAACATCAGCCGGCTCAACTTCTCCTTGTCGTCTCCCTCCACGAAATGGCATTTCCGCTTCTTGAACTCATCGACCACCGCATTCTTGACTGGGGAATCGACGATCACGGAAGCTTCCGTCGAGCAGAGGACCCCGAGGTCGAATATCTTACCCGAGCAGATGTCCGCGACCGCTTTCCGGATGTTTGCGCTCTTTTCGATGTATGCCGGCACGTTTCCCGAGCCGACTCCATAGGCCGGTTTTCCGGAGCTGTACGCGGACCTGACCATCGGATTGCTTCCCGTGGCGAGAATGAGGGAGACGAGTTTGTGCTTCATCAGTTCGTTCGTCGCCTCGATCGTCGGCATGGAAAGGCAGGCGATGAGGCCCTGGGGAGCGCCGGCCGCCTCCGCCGCCTGCGCGATCACGTGCACCGCCTCAACCGTTGACTTGGCCGCGCGGGGATGGGGGCTGCAAACGACCGCATTCCGTCCCTTCACCGATATGATCGACTTGAACATGGCCGTCGAGGTGGGATTCGTGGACGGGATCAGCGCGCAGACCACGCCCATCGGCTCCGCGATCTCGATGATTTTCTTTTCCCGGTCCTCACGGATGACGCCGACAGA
This is a stretch of genomic DNA from Bacteroidota bacterium. It encodes these proteins:
- a CDS encoding DNA-3-methyladenine glycosylase, with protein sequence MPLPTKSTKLPRSFYLRSTLTVARDLPGRYFVRRTGRKLLVGKIVEVEAYLGELDPASHAYRGPTERNEAMFLSGGHLYVYFTYGMHFCCNVVTGNEGRGRAVLLRAVEPVGGIEYMAANRGMKIPPPDHALKNLIQLTNGPAKLCEAFGIAREHDGADLLGNELFITRGERVPDSALASSPRIGITRGVEKRWRFYIRGNPFVSKRPN
- a CDS encoding acetaldehyde dehydrogenase (acetylating), whose translation is MALDKDLQSIQEMRDLVQKAKQAQLEFRAYDQARVDRIVKAMADAGYDAAERLGRMAHEETGFGKPEDKRKKNEFATRRVWESIKDLRSVGVIREDREKKIIEIAEPMGVVCALIPSTNPTSTAMFKSIISVKGRNAVVCSPHPRAAKSTVEAVHVIAQAAEAAGAPQGLIACLSMPTIEATNELMKHKLVSLILATGSNPMVRSAYSSGKPAYGVGSGNVPAYIEKSANIRKAVADICSGKIFDLGVLCSTEASVIVDSPVKNAVVDEFKKRKCHFVEGDDKEKLSRLMFDQRGAINPDMVGKPATFIAQKAGISVPADTQILVAEMSGVGREYPLSREKLSPVLSFYTVENWREGCERCIELLEFGGIGHTLVIHSMDEDIIMKFALEKPAFRILVNTQGALGAVGYTNELSPSMTLGPGTFGGSIISDNVSAKHMFNVKRLAFETRPINPPDGDLAPAQPAPAKRETPAVPHEKAAFKPAISHNAPTVVPKAAPVKSWIDEIDERIRLKAGNVPAQSHKETAPNPEPKAGPLGTGISEDDADRIIKEFSKR